The Silvibacterium dinghuense DNA window GAGACCATCGTTCGCGTCCGCACGCTCGATCTTGAAACACTCGCCTTCACAGAGATGGAAGCTGCGGACTGCGCCTTCGCCTATCGCCGCAGCCTCTTCAACTCGACGGCGCGTGGCCGCTATCTCGTCACGCGTGTCGATTACCGCCTTACGCACAACGGCCAGCCCCGGCTCAATTATGCCGATCTGAAGAAGTATTTCGTGAACCAGCCGAAACCATCGCTCGTAGAGGTTGCCACGGCTGTCCGCGCCATCCGCCGCGAGAAAGGCATGCTGCTCGTGGACGGCGATCCCGATTGCCGCAGCGCGGGCAGCTTTTTCAAAAATCCAGTGATCTCCGCCGGGCACTACGCGCGCCTGGCTACTGCGCACGGCAGCGCCATCCCGAGCTATCCCGCGCATGCTGAACATGTGAAGCTTCCCGCCGCATGGCTGCTCGACCAGGCCGGCTTCCACAAGGGCTTCGCGCAGGGACGCGCAGGCATCTCCAGCCGCCACACGCTCGCGCTCATCAATCGTGGAAATGCCACTGCCGCCGATATTCTCGCCCTGCGCGACACCATCATCGCCGCGGTCGAAGCGAAGTTCGGCATTCCTCTCGAACCGGAGCCGGTGTGGCTCGGCCCATCCCACAACTAGGGTGTATCGCTCTAGCTAATCCGCTCGCGCTCCAAGCTGCGTCAGCAGCCTCGTCCGCGCAGGGGACAGCACGGTACGTGCCGCCCCCTGCGTGGTGATCCGTCCCGCTTCGAGCACCAGCGCCTCGCCGT harbors:
- a CDS encoding UDP-N-acetylmuramate dehydrogenase — translated: MQFREHVPLAPYTTFGIGGPARWFAEAVHEDEALEAVRFARERSLPLFLLGGGSNLLVSDEGFPGLVLHLASKGIEQNGGLFRAAAGENWDSFVSHAVSLGYAGIECLAGIPGTVGGTPVQNVGAYGQEVAETIVRVRTLDLETLAFTEMEAADCAFAYRRSLFNSTARGRYLVTRVDYRLTHNGQPRLNYADLKKYFVNQPKPSLVEVATAVRAIRREKGMLLVDGDPDCRSAGSFFKNPVISAGHYARLATAHGSAIPSYPAHAEHVKLPAAWLLDQAGFHKGFAQGRAGISSRHTLALINRGNATAADILALRDTIIAAVEAKFGIPLEPEPVWLGPSHN